Part of the Bacteroidota bacterium genome is shown below.
CGCTTACAACCGAAAAATATGTTGACTGGCTCAACGCCGTGAATCCATCAGAAGAAACGGTCAATCTTTTCATGGATTATGAAACTTTTGGTGAGCACCAGTGGAAAGAAACTGGCATCTTCGAATTTATGAGAGCTTTACCTGCACGGGTATTCTCGCATTCCAATTTCACGTTTAATACGCCGGCAGAGCTTTCAGAAAGAATGCAACCTGTAGGTGCCATTCATGTTCCGGATCCTATTTCATGGGCCGACGAGGAGCGCGACCTCACTGCATGGCTTGGCAATGAACTGCAAGACGATGCTTTCAACGCATTGTATGCGCTGGAAGAAAAAGTGAAACATTGTACTGATGATTTTATCCAGCGTGACTGGCGCTATCTGCAAACCAGTGACCATTTCTATTACATGTGTACCAAGTGGTTCAGTGATGGCGATGTGCATAAATACTTCAATCCGTATAACACACCCTATGAAGCTTACATCAACTTCATGAATATTCTTTCCGATTTTGTGATTCGGCTTGACGAAGCAGGTAATAATGAACAATTATCAATGAATAATGAAAAATTAAAAACGAAGAAAGTAAAGGCCGCTCCTGTAAAGAAATCTGTTCCTGTGAAAAAAGTTTCTGCACCGAAAGCTGCAACATCTGCGAAAGCGCCTGTAAAAAAAGTTGCTCCGGCAAAGAAGGCAGTTGCTGCGAAAAAAGTTGTGGCGGCCAAAAAGGCTGTTGCCCCGAAAGTGAAGGTTTCTGCGAAAGCGCCCGTTAAAAAGACTGCTCCTGTAAAGAAAGCAGTGGCTGCGAAAAAGGCAGCTCCTGCGAAAACTAAAACACCTGCAAAGAAGGCTGCAGCTTCAAAATCAAAGGGTGTGTCCAAATCCAAAAAGTAATTCAGTACGCTGCTTTGGGAGAACAGGAATTCAAATTTGAAGAAGGGCTGACATACAGTTTTGTTGTCACAGGATTGATACAGATGCCTCCTGACGATGAGGAATTTTTTGTGTTGCGGAGCCGGCAGAACAGCCGTCATCTTCTGAGTAAAAATCTTTACGCTGCTTACGGTATTTCGCCGGGCATGGAAATTACGTGCAAGGTTGACAAAGTAAATTGTTCCGGTAAAATGTTTCTGGAGCCCGAACATCCGCATTACAAAACGGGCGGAGTTTATGATTTTAATGTGATACGCACTATTTCAATCACAAATTCTGTCGGAAATGTTGAGAAAATGACCGTGGTGAGCGATATTGCCGGCAATGAGATTTTTGTTCCTTACTCTGAGTTGCCTGACGGCGGCGAGCAAACACGCCTTTCCTGCCGTGTGGAACGCATCAAAAAAGGCTTACTTTTTCTGTCGCATTATCAGGGCGAAACACCGCCATCGCAGCTTGAACAGGGTAAGACATATCGTTTTGAGATTAAAGGAATAGTAACGCTGGCAAGGCATCTGGAGTATTATAAACTGGAATGCATGGGCGAAACCCATTATTTGCGTACCCGCTATTATGAGGCATATGCGTTTCCCGCACAATCTGAAGTATATTGTGAGGTTGTGGAACCCACTGTTCCTTATACGCATTACCTTGAGCCTGTTCATCCATTTTACAAAGCAGGCGAAGTGTATGAATTTGAAAATACAGGCCGCAGTATAATCAGCCACGATCTGGGCGAGGTGTATCACGTGCTGATGCTGAAAGATAAAATCGGACACAGTTATCCGGTGCCTTGCAGGAATAAGGATATTACAGCAGGCAATTACGTACGCTGCCGTGTAGAAAAAATACGGATGAGTAAAGTGTATCTTGAATGTTTGGAATAAAATTCTTATAACGATTATTAAAACTTAAACTATAATGAAGAAATTACTGATTGCCATGATGCTGTTTGTCTTTATATTCAGTGTAAACGCACAGGATTTTAAGAAAGTTGAACTTCCTGCACCCCGGAAAGATGGCGGAAAACAGTTGCTTAAAGCGCTAAACGACCGTAAAACGAATCGCTCTTTCAAAGAAGATAAACTTCCGCTGCAGCTATTGTCTGACCTGCTGTGGGCAGCTTTCGGCGTAAACAGACCTGACAACGGTAAGCGCACGGCACCATCGGCCATGAACAATCAGGAAATTGACCTTTATGTGTGCCTTTCAGAAGGTGTGTATATTTATAATGCAGAGAAAAACACGCTGGATCCAGTATTTGCGGGAGATGTTCGTGAAAAAATGGGGAAGCAGGATTTTGTAGGTGTTGCGCCTGTTGTGATTGTATATGTAGCCGACTATTCCAGAATGGGCGTTGTAATGACCAAAGACCAGAAGGCATTTTATTCGGCTGTTGATACAGGATTGATCAGCGAAAATGTTTATCTGTTCTGCAGTTCAGAAGATCTGGCTACGGTAGTGCTTGGATACATTGACCGTGATAAAATGGCAGAGATACTCAAATTGAAGGGCAATCAAAAAGTGCAGCTTACGCAGCCGGTCGGTTAT
Proteins encoded:
- a CDS encoding glycoside hydrolase family 57 protein → MRSICFYFQVHQPFRLNTYRFFDIGANHYYFDDYRNRYILRRIADKCYLPMNNLLLDLIREYGTGFKVSFSISGTALDQFEQYTPDVIESFRKLADTGCVEFLAETYSHSLSALKSKDEFFRQVNEQRNKIEKLFGQKPTTFRNTELIYSDYIGEMVAELGFKTMLTEGAKHVLGWKSPNFMYCNAINPKLKLLLKNFQMSDDIAFRFSQTSWDQWPLTTEKYVDWLNAVNPSEETVNLFMDYETFGEHQWKETGIFEFMRALPARVFSHSNFTFNTPAELSERMQPVGAIHVPDPISWADEERDLTAWLGNELQDDAFNALYALEEKVKHCTDDFIQRDWRYLQTSDHFYYMCTKWFSDGDVHKYFNPYNTPYEAYINFMNILSDFVIRLDEAGNNEQLSMNNEKLKTKKVKAAPVKKSVPVKKVSAPKAATSAKAPVKKVAPAKKAVAAKKVVAAKKAVAPKVKVSAKAPVKKTAPVKKAVAAKKAAPAKTKTPAKKAAASKSKGVSKSKK
- a CDS encoding SagB/ThcOx family dehydrogenase: MKKLLIAMMLFVFIFSVNAQDFKKVELPAPRKDGGKQLLKALNDRKTNRSFKEDKLPLQLLSDLLWAAFGVNRPDNGKRTAPSAMNNQEIDLYVCLSEGVYIYNAEKNTLDPVFAGDVREKMGKQDFVGVAPVVIVYVADYSRMGVVMTKDQKAFYSAVDTGLISENVYLFCSSEDLATVVLGYIDRDKMAEILKLKGNQKVQLTQPVGYPE